From the Desulfosoma sp. genome, one window contains:
- a CDS encoding 4Fe-4S binding protein, producing MKFWRTPLDVDEIQISRGLVVIIEDRCKGCGYCIAFCPRDVLQESKRFNAKGYHPPEVKHPEACVNCHYCEIICPDLAIFSVEMPPESSSMNGFAANS from the coding sequence ATGAAATTCTGGCGAACCCCTTTGGACGTGGATGAGATTCAAATCTCTCGGGGTCTGGTGGTCATCATCGAGGATCGGTGCAAGGGATGCGGTTACTGCATCGCCTTTTGTCCTCGGGATGTTTTGCAGGAATCCAAGCGTTTTAACGCCAAGGGGTATCACCCTCCGGAAGTGAAGCATCCGGAAGCCTGCGTCAATTGTCATTATTGCGAAATCATTTGTCCGGATCTGGCCATTTTTTCCGTGGAAATGCCACCTGAATCTTCAAGCATGAACGGCTTTGCCGCAAATTCTTGA
- a CDS encoding TolC family protein — protein sequence MRHPRIHLRHSLVLLCFFLVQLPVGIPAETSAPLKETFSFPASVPLPAVLDLKTAQRLALQGNPSLEAAQARAAQAREKVRQAWSRYLPRLEGSASASRVKPAENQGRDFPISGFSSITSGTIPTAREDVYRAGLNATLTLFDGFHREFTLAAARFNEQGSQAAYREAQRVLLSAVADSYFLAQLARQRRIIAQADEAFNDRQLKDAQAREALGVGSLSDVLNFQVQANLARAQKIQADQEERVALTGLAALMGLPEGTLNEHTSLAPLEEPDPALLQVPSVQEALDDALKYRPDLKQARFALKAAQALVKSTQSRFSPSLNLFGTVEGSRTNDASMEQDDFGSSVGVAMVVPLFSGGEDFFRVREAQQFQREAQKVLHQVRIDAAKEVQEAVAQILGAQEQFRLQKENAALVQKTRDLVEKEYAVGQASLVRLTQAQRDLVQAQSQLAQSRIALENAWVRLRAATGRILED from the coding sequence ATGCGACACCCACGGATTCATCTTCGGCACAGTCTGGTCCTGCTTTGTTTCTTTCTTGTTCAGCTCCCTGTTGGAATTCCGGCCGAAACATCGGCACCCCTCAAGGAAACCTTCTCGTTTCCGGCTTCCGTTCCACTCCCCGCCGTCTTGGATCTTAAGACCGCTCAGCGTTTGGCTCTGCAGGGAAACCCGTCTCTTGAAGCCGCTCAAGCTCGAGCGGCTCAGGCCCGCGAAAAGGTTCGGCAGGCATGGTCGAGGTATCTACCACGGCTGGAAGGATCGGCCAGCGCCAGCCGTGTCAAGCCGGCCGAAAACCAAGGTCGGGATTTTCCCATTTCCGGCTTTTCTTCCATCACTTCGGGAACAATCCCTACAGCACGGGAAGATGTTTATCGCGCCGGCCTCAATGCCACCCTCACCCTTTTTGACGGCTTCCACAGAGAATTCACTCTGGCCGCGGCCCGCTTCAACGAACAAGGTTCTCAAGCGGCGTATCGGGAAGCACAGCGGGTGCTTTTGAGCGCCGTCGCCGACAGTTATTTTTTGGCCCAACTGGCCCGCCAACGCCGCATCATCGCCCAAGCCGATGAAGCCTTTAACGACCGGCAACTTAAGGACGCCCAAGCTCGAGAAGCTCTAGGAGTGGGTTCCCTAAGCGATGTTCTGAATTTTCAGGTGCAGGCCAATCTGGCTCGAGCACAAAAGATTCAAGCCGACCAAGAAGAACGTGTGGCCCTCACCGGCCTGGCCGCTCTGATGGGACTACCCGAAGGCACCTTGAACGAGCACACTTCTCTCGCTCCTTTGGAAGAACCGGATCCCGCACTGCTCCAAGTCCCATCCGTTCAGGAGGCTCTTGATGATGCCCTCAAATATCGCCCGGACCTGAAACAGGCCCGTTTCGCCCTGAAAGCCGCCCAAGCGCTTGTAAAATCGACACAATCTCGTTTCTCTCCATCACTCAACCTGTTTGGAACCGTGGAAGGATCCCGCACCAACGATGCCTCGATGGAGCAGGACGATTTCGGATCCAGTGTAGGCGTGGCGATGGTGGTGCCTCTTTTTTCCGGAGGTGAAGACTTCTTTAGAGTTCGTGAAGCACAACAATTTCAAAGGGAAGCTCAAAAGGTCTTGCATCAGGTCAGAATCGATGCAGCCAAAGAAGTGCAGGAGGCCGTGGCGCAAATTCTCGGGGCTCAAGAACAATTCCGGCTTCAAAAGGAAAACGCGGCTTTAGTTCAAAAAACACGAGACCTGGTGGAAAAGGAATACGCCGTGGGGCAAGCTTCCCTTGTGCGTCTCACGCAAGCCCAACGAGACCTGGTCCAAGCTCAAAGCCAATTGGCCCAAAGTCGTATCGCCTTGGAAAATGCATGGGTGCGACTGCGCGCCGCCACGGGTCGAATTCTTGAAGATTGA
- a CDS encoding efflux RND transporter permease subunit, translating into MKSLLAAFARNRVFANIVLVLIFTAGIMAGFFMLKENFPEFSLDMITVSVPYPGADPEEVEEGICRKIEEALEGVEGIKQITTQAQENVGTATIEVMENADLRVVLDRVRAKIDAISTFPVDAEQPVITDVTLRSPIALVYLSGDMSEERLKEWAERVKDELQALPEISQVETFGIRDYEIHIEVSEPTLRRYGLTFAQVADAVRRSNLNMAGGTIRTEGEEIRVRTMGRRYRGEELASLVLLATPDGAMIPLGRVARIVDGFTEDPLRAYVNGQPAVMLIVFKTSQEDALAISRAVSRYVEHKAKELPSSLHIKILYDTTDMLRARINLLLRNGLYGLALVLVLLWLFLDLHLAFWVGLGIPVSIAGALGIIWGLGGTINMISLFALIMVLGIVVDDAIVVGESIFAQRHNGKPPLKAAVEGTAEVAFPIVAAVTTTIVAFIPLAFVGGIMGKFIAILPQVVVACLTISLVECLTLLPAHLNTLRDPNHRESTSGKFRSFFDRVQEKVQRGTDAFIERIYLPSLRFFVRWRYIGMCSAIAVLLISIGVIQGGIVKFVVFTEIDGFVLNATIEFPEGTPAEVTQEAVTRVENALLRLNDRLKTRTGKPMLVDRLVLVGQTLGQTPAKGPHYGAIQAILLDSEERGIHSKDIMVAWEKETGLIPGIKSLTFEGMEAGPPGAPIEVWIQGENMAHIVAASHELMERLRQFDGVYQIRSDYAAGKRELRLRLKPEARTLGLTVDDLARQIYAGYYGQEALRIQRGRDDIRVKVRYTEDERNDLSRLDQVRIRTPNGAQVPLRSVASFEYAPGYAVITRTDGMRRVAVSAAVDNDRANANEIFQDLTANFFPALEKRYPGLRLAQQGEKKKMRESLASLKVGFPLALLGIFIIIATIFRSYVQPLIIMVTIPFGLIGAVVGHLLMGFDISIMSLFGMVALTGVVVNDAIVLIERVNENLVEGMRFFEALMEAGRRRFRAVILTTVTTVGGLMPMILETDFQARFLIPMAVTLAAGVAFATMLTLVLIPSLLAILNDVRLLLYRARKGRWPQRREDVEPARLRRNNHMETTPSSVVDSLAA; encoded by the coding sequence ATGAAATCTCTGCTGGCGGCTTTCGCCAGAAACAGGGTCTTTGCCAACATTGTCCTGGTCTTGATCTTTACGGCGGGCATCATGGCCGGCTTTTTTATGCTCAAGGAAAATTTTCCTGAGTTTTCCTTGGACATGATCACCGTGAGTGTGCCTTATCCCGGAGCCGACCCGGAAGAGGTGGAAGAAGGTATCTGCCGTAAGATCGAAGAGGCCCTGGAAGGGGTGGAAGGGATCAAGCAAATCACGACGCAGGCTCAGGAAAATGTGGGAACAGCCACCATCGAGGTCATGGAAAACGCCGACTTGCGCGTGGTGTTGGATCGTGTCAGGGCAAAAATTGACGCCATTTCCACCTTTCCCGTGGATGCCGAACAACCTGTGATCACGGATGTGACCCTAAGAAGTCCCATTGCCTTGGTGTACCTTTCAGGGGACATGAGCGAAGAACGCCTCAAGGAATGGGCCGAACGGGTCAAAGACGAGCTTCAGGCCCTTCCCGAAATCTCTCAGGTGGAAACCTTCGGTATCCGCGATTACGAAATCCATATAGAAGTTTCCGAACCCACCTTACGCCGCTACGGCCTCACCTTCGCTCAGGTGGCGGATGCCGTCCGCCGCAGCAACCTCAACATGGCCGGAGGGACCATTCGCACCGAAGGGGAAGAGATTCGCGTGCGAACCATGGGACGGCGTTACCGAGGCGAAGAACTAGCTTCCCTGGTGCTTCTTGCCACCCCTGACGGCGCCATGATTCCGCTGGGCCGTGTCGCCCGCATCGTGGACGGCTTCACGGAAGATCCCTTAAGAGCCTATGTCAACGGGCAACCGGCCGTGATGCTTATTGTCTTTAAAACATCCCAGGAAGACGCCTTGGCCATTTCCAGAGCCGTGAGCCGTTACGTGGAGCATAAGGCGAAGGAACTTCCGTCTTCTCTGCACATCAAGATTCTCTACGACACCACGGACATGCTGCGAGCCCGTATCAATCTTTTACTCAGAAACGGCCTTTACGGCCTAGCTCTTGTGCTCGTCCTTCTGTGGCTCTTTTTGGATCTTCACCTGGCCTTTTGGGTCGGTTTGGGTATTCCTGTGTCCATTGCCGGGGCTTTGGGCATCATTTGGGGGCTGGGAGGCACCATCAACATGATTTCCCTCTTTGCTCTCATCATGGTCTTGGGCATCGTGGTGGATGATGCCATCGTGGTGGGAGAATCCATTTTCGCCCAGCGACATAACGGAAAGCCGCCGCTAAAAGCCGCCGTGGAAGGGACTGCGGAAGTGGCTTTTCCCATCGTGGCCGCCGTGACCACCACCATCGTGGCCTTTATTCCTCTGGCCTTTGTTGGCGGTATCATGGGAAAATTTATCGCCATTCTTCCCCAGGTGGTCGTGGCCTGCCTGACCATCTCCTTAGTGGAATGCTTAACCTTGCTGCCGGCTCATCTCAACACCCTTCGTGACCCCAATCATCGTGAATCCACCTCTGGAAAGTTTCGATCGTTTTTTGACAGGGTGCAGGAAAAGGTTCAGCGAGGAACGGACGCGTTTATCGAACGAATCTATCTTCCTTCACTGCGGTTTTTCGTTCGATGGCGATACATTGGAATGTGCTCGGCCATTGCGGTGCTTTTGATCAGCATCGGTGTCATTCAAGGGGGCATTGTCAAGTTTGTGGTCTTTACCGAAATCGACGGGTTTGTGCTCAATGCCACCATTGAATTTCCGGAAGGCACCCCGGCGGAAGTGACCCAAGAGGCTGTCACTCGCGTGGAAAACGCCCTGTTGCGCCTGAACGACCGGCTCAAGACCCGCACCGGAAAGCCCATGTTAGTGGATCGCCTGGTGCTGGTAGGCCAAACCCTTGGACAGACGCCCGCCAAAGGTCCCCATTACGGAGCGATTCAAGCCATCCTTCTGGATTCCGAAGAACGGGGTATCCATTCCAAAGACATCATGGTGGCCTGGGAAAAGGAAACAGGGCTTATTCCCGGTATCAAGTCTTTGACTTTTGAGGGGATGGAAGCGGGACCACCGGGAGCGCCTATTGAAGTGTGGATTCAGGGAGAAAACATGGCCCATATCGTGGCCGCTTCCCACGAGCTGATGGAACGGCTTCGACAATTCGATGGGGTTTACCAGATTCGATCCGATTATGCAGCGGGTAAAAGGGAACTTCGACTACGTCTGAAACCCGAAGCCCGCACCTTGGGGCTGACGGTAGACGATTTGGCCCGCCAGATCTACGCAGGCTACTACGGTCAAGAAGCCCTTCGAATTCAACGCGGCCGGGATGATATTCGCGTCAAGGTGAGATACACGGAAGATGAACGTAACGACCTGTCACGACTGGACCAAGTTCGTATCCGCACACCAAACGGAGCCCAAGTGCCGCTACGGTCTGTCGCTTCTTTTGAATATGCGCCAGGATATGCCGTGATCACACGCACCGACGGTATGCGCCGTGTGGCCGTAAGTGCCGCGGTGGACAATGACCGAGCGAATGCCAACGAAATCTTTCAGGACCTTACGGCCAACTTTTTCCCGGCTTTGGAAAAACGCTACCCGGGTCTGCGTCTTGCCCAGCAAGGTGAAAAGAAAAAAATGCGAGAATCCCTTGCCAGCCTTAAAGTGGGCTTTCCTTTGGCGTTGCTCGGCATTTTCATCATTATCGCCACTATTTTTCGATCCTACGTGCAACCCTTAATCATTATGGTGACCATTCCCTTTGGGCTTATCGGCGCCGTCGTGGGCCATCTCCTCATGGGCTTTGATATCTCCATCATGAGCCTCTTCGGCATGGTGGCCCTCACCGGTGTGGTGGTAAACGACGCCATTGTGCTTATCGAACGGGTGAATGAAAACCTTGTGGAAGGCATGCGATTCTTTGAGGCTTTGATGGAAGCGGGCAGGCGCCGTTTTCGAGCAGTCATTCTGACCACGGTAACCACCGTGGGAGGGCTCATGCCCATGATTCTGGAAACGGACTTTCAAGCGCGATTCCTTATTCCCATGGCCGTGACCCTGGCTGCGGGTGTGGCTTTTGCCACCATGCTTACCTTGGTGCTGATTCCATCTCTGCTGGCAATCCTCAATGATGTGCGTTTGTTGTTGTATCGTGCTCGAAAAGGCCGGTGGCCTCAACGTCGAGAAGATGTGGAACCGGCGAGGTTACGCCGCAATAACCACATGGAAACAACTCCTTCCAGCGTCGTGGATTCTCTGGCCGCCTGA
- a CDS encoding HlyD family efflux transporter periplasmic adaptor subunit codes for MDAQKTIVGDRKVLFRITVCSAILLAGIAVMAALASLKKPPAQAEIQEQAYKVEVLEAHPENVPVVLTGYGEVHAVRHVHVASEVAGTVIAVHPRLLVGEVIPEGEVLFQIDPRDYRSALAEAEALVSQLESTVLRLNKEWGLEKRRLSILQRSRDLAWAEYQRLKQLYEESRVGTKSGVEAAEKAYNQAQDQLQLLEQSLAVYPVRVREAQSSLEAARAQRQRALIQLERCTVRAPFTARIASKSIEPGQFLSPGTLALTLADDSISEILVPLDSDDARQWLIFDEKSSTTELSWFQGLKQVPCQVRWVEDPQGHLWKGFLHRVVAFDRTSRTLTVAVRVPGEEASRKGASIPLVEGMFCVVDIPGRTLNQVVRLPQWAVTYDNKVYLAVNRRLKTVSVRVARIQGEEAFISEGIHDGDWVIVTRLVNPLENILLDVAHLDKEPAKESKP; via the coding sequence ATGGATGCTCAAAAAACCATTGTGGGAGATCGCAAAGTTTTGTTTCGAATCACGGTCTGCAGTGCGATTCTCCTGGCCGGCATCGCCGTTATGGCAGCCCTGGCTTCCCTCAAGAAGCCTCCCGCGCAAGCCGAAATTCAAGAACAAGCCTATAAGGTGGAGGTCCTTGAAGCCCATCCCGAGAATGTGCCGGTGGTATTGACCGGTTACGGGGAAGTCCATGCCGTTCGTCATGTCCATGTGGCCTCGGAAGTGGCTGGAACGGTCATTGCCGTGCATCCTCGGCTGCTGGTGGGAGAAGTCATTCCTGAGGGAGAAGTCCTGTTTCAAATCGATCCACGGGATTATCGTTCGGCTCTTGCCGAAGCCGAGGCTTTGGTGTCCCAACTGGAAAGTACGGTGCTGCGTCTGAACAAGGAATGGGGTCTGGAAAAGCGGCGTCTGAGCATTCTCCAACGCAGCCGGGACTTAGCTTGGGCAGAATATCAGAGGCTTAAACAACTTTATGAAGAAAGCCGTGTGGGGACGAAGTCCGGAGTGGAAGCGGCTGAAAAGGCCTACAATCAAGCCCAGGACCAGTTGCAGCTATTGGAACAGAGCCTGGCGGTTTACCCGGTAAGGGTCCGCGAAGCGCAAAGCAGCCTGGAAGCCGCTCGCGCTCAACGCCAAAGGGCCTTGATCCAGTTGGAAAGGTGCACAGTTCGTGCCCCTTTTACAGCACGGATCGCATCCAAATCCATAGAACCGGGACAGTTTCTGAGTCCCGGCACGCTGGCTTTGACCCTTGCCGACGATTCCATTTCGGAAATCCTTGTGCCTCTAGACAGTGATGATGCCCGTCAGTGGCTTATCTTTGATGAAAAGTCTTCCACTACGGAGCTTTCGTGGTTTCAAGGTCTAAAACAAGTGCCATGTCAGGTGCGTTGGGTTGAAGACCCTCAAGGCCACCTTTGGAAAGGGTTCCTTCATCGTGTCGTGGCGTTTGACCGCACCAGCCGAACCCTCACCGTAGCCGTTCGTGTCCCCGGGGAAGAAGCTTCCCGCAAAGGAGCTTCTATACCCTTGGTGGAGGGCATGTTTTGCGTCGTCGACATTCCGGGCCGAACCCTGAACCAGGTGGTCCGGCTCCCTCAATGGGCTGTCACCTATGACAACAAGGTGTACCTGGCCGTCAACCGGCGTCTCAAGACGGTTTCGGTCCGAGTGGCTCGAATTCAGGGGGAAGAAGCTTTTATTTCGGAAGGCATTCACGACGGAGACTGGGTGATCGTCACACGGCTCGTGAACCCTCTTGAAAACATTCTTCTTGATGTGGCCCATTTGGACAAGGAACCCGCAAAGGAATCCAAACCATGA
- a CDS encoding YkgJ family cysteine cluster protein, with protein MTLDDLYAVIPDMQCVPGCTDCCRLFGVPSRTLEEDTRIRNFLRAQGRDILTAQGTTCPYLSDQGCTIYPVRPFTCRLFGTTSNLLCPRGARPVELLHEDLEAEIQYRYRLLWP; from the coding sequence ATGACCCTGGACGACCTGTACGCTGTCATTCCCGACATGCAATGCGTTCCCGGATGCACGGATTGCTGCCGCCTTTTCGGCGTCCCTTCCCGAACTTTAGAGGAAGACACCCGAATTCGAAACTTCTTGCGAGCTCAAGGACGTGACATTCTGACGGCACAGGGAACGACCTGTCCTTATCTTTCCGATCAGGGTTGCACCATCTACCCGGTTCGGCCTTTCACTTGTCGGCTCTTTGGAACAACTTCCAACCTGCTTTGTCCTCGAGGAGCTCGCCCGGTGGAATTACTTCATGAGGATCTGGAAGCTGAAATTCAGTATCGTTACCGTCTCCTTTGGCCTTAA
- a CDS encoding HIT family protein, producing the protein MTDCIFCRIVSGQIPCAKVYEDDYVLAFLDINPLMPGHTLLIPKKHAETLFDMDPQEAAACGAALQKVATAVFKGTDAEGMNILQNNYEISGQEIFHVHFHLMPRKTGDGFKVPWPAKKYGPGEMEAVLQRILQAF; encoded by the coding sequence ATGACGGACTGCATTTTTTGCCGCATTGTTTCCGGACAGATTCCCTGCGCCAAGGTCTATGAGGATGACTATGTGCTCGCTTTTCTGGATATCAATCCCCTCATGCCCGGCCACACCCTACTTATTCCCAAAAAACATGCGGAGACCCTCTTTGACATGGATCCGCAAGAAGCTGCAGCCTGTGGTGCGGCTTTGCAAAAGGTAGCCACCGCCGTTTTCAAGGGAACCGATGCCGAAGGCATGAATATTCTTCAGAACAATTACGAAATTTCTGGACAGGAAATCTTTCACGTCCATTTTCACCTTATGCCGCGAAAGACCGGGGACGGTTTCAAGGTGCCTTGGCCGGCCAAGAAATATGGTCCCGGCGAAATGGAAGCTGTCCTGCAAAGAATCCTTCAAGCGTTTTGA
- a CDS encoding glycosyltransferase produces the protein MVPDLVSVIIPTRNRCAMVRQAVDSVLTQKGANFELIVVDDGSEDETPRLLASYGTAIQTVRLEHSRGVSAARNVGISASQGEWLAFLDSDDLWLPKKLRAQLDFFRQNPGMRICQTDEIWMQNGQRRNPKKYHAKPSGWCFERLLERCLVSPSAVMLHRSLFDEVGLFDESLPACEDYDLWLRIGCRYPIGLVSKALVIKMGGHPDQLSATVPALDRFRLQALAKLLNTAPLNPTQKAQVLHTLQRKASIYATGCLKRGKTAEAHWALSIVKSSIVKSPVIDHQSLIEGQGSVKDPEAMRHPF, from the coding sequence ATGGTGCCGGATTTGGTGAGCGTAATTATTCCCACACGAAATCGCTGCGCCATGGTTCGGCAAGCTGTGGATTCGGTTCTGACACAAAAAGGGGCGAATTTTGAATTGATCGTCGTGGACGATGGATCCGAAGACGAAACGCCGCGTCTTCTCGCTTCTTACGGCACAGCTATCCAGACAGTCCGCCTGGAACATTCGAGGGGCGTCAGCGCCGCCCGTAATGTGGGCATTTCCGCGTCTCAAGGGGAATGGCTGGCTTTCCTCGATTCCGACGATCTTTGGCTTCCGAAAAAACTGCGGGCCCAGTTGGATTTCTTTCGGCAAAACCCAGGTATGCGAATCTGCCAAACCGATGAAATCTGGATGCAGAACGGGCAGCGGCGCAACCCCAAAAAGTACCACGCCAAGCCTTCAGGATGGTGTTTTGAAAGGCTCTTGGAACGTTGCCTCGTAAGCCCTTCGGCGGTCATGTTGCACCGGTCCCTGTTTGACGAAGTCGGCCTTTTTGATGAATCGCTTCCCGCCTGTGAGGACTACGATCTCTGGCTCCGCATCGGGTGCCGTTATCCCATAGGGCTTGTGTCGAAGGCTTTGGTGATCAAGATGGGCGGACACCCAGACCAGCTTTCCGCCACGGTTCCCGCGCTGGATCGTTTTCGCCTTCAAGCCTTGGCAAAGCTCCTCAACACAGCGCCTCTCAACCCCACACAGAAGGCCCAGGTGCTGCATACGCTCCAACGTAAAGCCTCCATTTATGCGACAGGATGTCTGAAACGAGGCAAAACCGCCGAAGCGCACTGGGCCCTCAGCATCGTGAAGTCCTCAATCGTGAAATCGCCTGTGATAGATCATCAATCGTTAATTGAGGGCCAGGGGTCGGTTAAAGATCCTGAGGCCATGAGGCATCCGTTCTAA
- the ispH gene encoding 4-hydroxy-3-methylbut-2-enyl diphosphate reductase, protein MKVIVAETAGFCQGVRAALEMTLEAARSREKEPLCTFGPLIHNHQVLAMLKERGVEEAASEEECRNRWVIIRAHGIPPDQRRRLKDVALGLIDATCKRVARVQAIIRKYARKGYHTIIVGDADHAEVIGLMGYTEGRGVVIQSPNDLDRLPSDWSLVLLVAQTTQNEEVFQAIETRFRKKFPQGVVENTICGATHERQNEVRRLCRKVQAMVIVGGKHSGNTIRLVQTAQECGVPTFHVETDKDLDPRELSRFHTVGVSAGASTPNWMIRNVVRFLESLEPDPRVLQRAVWQHRLEKLAYNNIASAAAAGLLTAAVSAVTNLPIDFLHIFMAASYAFAMHTLNRYIDREALQLNDPQRAAYYAEKRTFFTATGIAAAATTLVCAAVHGVLSAFFMVLLLAFGSLYAVPIFQSQWAQQATVLKIKDIPGSKTFTVPLAWASVTVWLPHLQHMREDFGRLFYAFVLVFLLTLARTALLDRLDIQGDRLVGRETVVVLWGENRVGRFIVGVLVLVAAAALLGWFWGLLTPFGLFFAGAAALYGAFFRSSRGRRIKDAAYLETLIESVLIALGLFGCLWIWLGSF, encoded by the coding sequence ATGAAGGTTATTGTGGCCGAAACGGCCGGATTCTGCCAAGGGGTTCGTGCGGCTTTGGAAATGACCCTGGAAGCTGCCCGATCCCGTGAAAAAGAACCCCTGTGCACCTTCGGCCCTCTCATTCATAACCATCAAGTCCTGGCTATGCTCAAGGAACGAGGGGTGGAAGAAGCGGCATCCGAAGAAGAATGCCGAAATCGATGGGTGATCATTCGCGCCCACGGTATTCCCCCGGATCAACGTCGCCGCCTTAAGGACGTGGCTTTAGGTCTCATCGACGCCACATGCAAACGCGTCGCACGAGTTCAGGCCATCATTCGTAAATACGCGCGCAAAGGCTACCACACCATCATTGTGGGTGATGCGGATCATGCGGAAGTCATCGGGCTCATGGGCTACACCGAAGGTCGCGGCGTCGTGATTCAATCTCCCAACGATCTGGACCGTCTGCCGTCCGATTGGTCCTTGGTTCTTTTAGTGGCACAAACCACTCAAAACGAAGAGGTCTTTCAGGCGATTGAGACGCGGTTTCGAAAGAAGTTTCCTCAAGGGGTTGTGGAAAACACCATCTGCGGGGCCACTCATGAACGCCAAAACGAAGTGCGACGTCTGTGCCGAAAGGTGCAAGCCATGGTTATCGTCGGGGGCAAACACAGCGGCAACACCATTCGCTTGGTGCAGACGGCTCAAGAATGCGGTGTTCCCACGTTCCATGTTGAAACGGATAAGGATTTAGACCCACGAGAACTGTCGCGCTTTCATACGGTGGGAGTTTCGGCGGGAGCCTCCACGCCCAACTGGATGATTCGAAATGTGGTGCGTTTCTTGGAAAGCCTCGAGCCAGACCCGCGCGTCTTACAGAGGGCCGTGTGGCAACATCGCCTAGAAAAATTAGCTTACAACAACATCGCTTCAGCGGCCGCCGCAGGGCTTCTGACTGCTGCGGTTTCCGCCGTGACGAATCTACCCATCGACTTTCTTCACATTTTTATGGCGGCATCCTACGCCTTTGCCATGCACACCCTGAACCGTTACATCGATCGAGAAGCCCTTCAGCTCAATGATCCTCAAAGAGCCGCCTATTACGCCGAAAAAAGGACATTTTTTACGGCTACGGGAATTGCGGCAGCGGCAACAACTTTGGTGTGCGCCGCCGTCCATGGAGTGCTTTCGGCTTTTTTCATGGTTCTTCTCCTCGCTTTTGGGTCTTTGTATGCGGTGCCCATCTTTCAATCTCAATGGGCCCAACAGGCGACCGTGCTGAAGATCAAAGACATTCCAGGATCCAAAACTTTCACCGTGCCCCTGGCTTGGGCCAGCGTCACCGTGTGGCTGCCTCATCTTCAACATATGCGAGAAGATTTCGGACGACTTTTTTACGCTTTTGTGCTGGTCTTTCTTCTCACTCTAGCTCGAACGGCACTTTTGGACAGGCTGGATATTCAAGGGGACCGATTGGTGGGACGTGAAACCGTGGTGGTCCTATGGGGCGAAAATCGAGTCGGCCGATTCATTGTGGGGGTCTTGGTCCTCGTGGCGGCGGCGGCATTATTGGGATGGTTTTGGGGCCTGCTCACCCCTTTTGGGCTTTTTTTTGCCGGAGCCGCCGCCCTTTATGGCGCCTTTTTCCGCTCTTCTCGAGGTCGACGCATCAAGGATGCAGCCTATTTGGAAACCCTCATTGAATCGGTCCTGATCGCCCTCGGACTTTTCGGCTGTTTGTGGATCTGGCTGGGGAGCTTTTGA
- the dusB gene encoding tRNA dihydrouridine synthase DusB yields the protein MQHQNVPLCGATKIGTVTVDPPVVMAPMAGVTDGPFLRVLSRFGVGMVTTEMMSAEGFRRQDPSVERILAVPSRVSVPVALQIFGATPEVMAEAARAAQDRGASIVDINAGCPIKKIVRQGAGAALLRDPDRLLRIVASVKRAVSIPVTVKTRLGWDRNEMNVLQISRRLQEAGADALTLHARTARQIYTGRADWSWIGRLKQELSIPVIGNGDVTTPSDFFRMKRETGCDAVMIGRGALGNPWLFFAIAQECGSHGIQGSRLGWEDFRQTVHDHVRLFAEEKPKAIGALRKHLVWYTRGCPNASTWRRRLMSAPDLASLLKLFDTYVFELKASNADMLTCKVKNNGKGQECP from the coding sequence ATGCAGCATCAGAACGTTCCCCTATGCGGTGCCACGAAAATCGGGACTGTGACCGTGGACCCTCCGGTCGTGATGGCGCCCATGGCCGGGGTGACAGACGGACCATTCCTACGTGTTCTATCGCGCTTCGGAGTCGGAATGGTCACTACGGAAATGATGAGCGCCGAAGGATTTCGGCGTCAGGATCCTTCCGTTGAAAGAATCCTTGCCGTTCCGTCTCGGGTTTCTGTGCCGGTAGCTCTTCAAATTTTCGGCGCCACCCCTGAAGTCATGGCGGAGGCGGCCCGTGCCGCTCAGGATAGAGGGGCCTCCATCGTTGATATCAACGCTGGATGCCCGATAAAAAAGATTGTGCGCCAAGGGGCTGGGGCCGCGTTACTTCGAGACCCGGACCGACTTTTGCGGATCGTGGCAAGTGTCAAACGGGCGGTCTCTATCCCTGTGACGGTGAAAACACGTCTTGGGTGGGATCGAAATGAAATGAACGTGCTTCAGATCAGCAGGCGCCTTCAAGAAGCGGGGGCGGACGCCCTGACGTTGCATGCGCGCACAGCCCGCCAAATCTATACGGGAAGAGCAGACTGGAGCTGGATCGGCAGACTTAAACAGGAACTTTCCATTCCGGTCATCGGAAACGGAGATGTGACCACGCCGTCGGACTTTTTCCGTATGAAACGAGAGACAGGATGCGATGCCGTAATGATCGGTCGAGGCGCCTTGGGAAATCCTTGGCTCTTCTTTGCGATCGCTCAGGAATGCGGCTCTCACGGTATCCAAGGCTCGCGACTCGGTTGGGAAGATTTTCGTCAGACCGTCCATGACCACGTCCGCTTGTTTGCTGAAGAAAAACCCAAAGCCATTGGCGCCCTTCGAAAGCATTTGGTTTGGTATACCAGAGGATGCCCGAACGCTTCCACATGGCGTCGGCGCCTTATGAGCGCGCCTGATTTGGCGAGCCTGCTAAAGCTTTTTGACACCTATGTTTTTGAGCTGAAGGCCTCAAACGCTGATATGCTGACGTGCAAGGTAAAGAATAACGGCAAAGGACAGGAGTGTCCATGA